From the Caviibacter abscessus genome, one window contains:
- a CDS encoding carbohydrate ABC transporter permease → MISEKLFDSYDIEHERKNLHLKAKASGGQDLDYLKKLDEFLKKEKEFNDKLKNFKIEVNEETGILRKLAIRQELAKKKYDFYKDYVELSYDAKYYFEVSYLEMTRIGEIISKHKAIRETLIKINEASKNIKTHIENQKQKEYQDAIAEKKIQLQKGIEDLKAKKEEGIISGKAYSNAVKMLKRGIKDELEIVKLAIPSVALKSEKRSLEYSLKHDIKSDISILEYDISDIRRRTPVEVEGVNKALPYLTLPIPGLGQFLNGQYFKALMAFIGTLFIYLAAIPYALGFGNYQGKGLYGLYTLAQNGKKLDKSMIFMIEGIIAIILVCIVVAIFYLSFYDVKKVLNDKLKGVRPRVFFETIENLKEEGLPYIVATIAFILILFIVIVPIMTTIFLSFTGMDPNHQSKFGWLGLNNYKLLLKGQGIAGGPFWLIIGWTLIWTFGATSLAVFVGFMLAIIANNERIKGKAIFRTIYLLPWAVPAFITIMFFSIMASSTGSITRILHIITGTDILIKQSPTYTRIFLILMQTWLGSSYVFLLSTGVLQAIPNDLYEAADMDGATNYQRLTKITVPLVLFQTSPLLVGQYTFNFNNFSAIYLFNSGGPFLPSKYGNIAGSTDLLISYIYKLTIENRYQAAGSAITIFISIGLMIVAFIGYKNSKAFKEEKL, encoded by the coding sequence ATGATTAGTGAAAAATTATTTGACAGCTATGACATTGAACACGAGAGAAAAAACTTACATCTAAAAGCTAAGGCTTCCGGTGGACAAGACTTGGATTATTTGAAAAAATTAGACGAGTTTTTGAAAAAAGAAAAAGAGTTCAATGATAAATTAAAAAATTTCAAAATAGAAGTTAATGAAGAAACTGGTATATTAAGAAAACTTGCTATAAGACAAGAACTTGCCAAGAAAAAATATGACTTCTATAAAGATTATGTTGAACTTAGTTATGATGCTAAGTATTACTTTGAAGTAAGCTATCTTGAAATGACTAGAATTGGTGAGATTATTTCAAAACATAAAGCTATTAGAGAGACACTTATAAAAATCAATGAGGCTTCAAAAAATATAAAAACTCATATAGAAAACCAAAAACAAAAAGAATATCAAGATGCAATAGCTGAAAAGAAAATACAATTACAAAAAGGTATTGAAGATTTAAAGGCTAAAAAAGAAGAAGGCATTATTTCAGGCAAAGCTTATTCAAATGCTGTAAAAATGCTAAAAAGAGGAATAAAAGATGAACTTGAAATAGTTAAGCTGGCAATACCTAGTGTTGCGTTAAAAAGCGAAAAAAGAAGTTTAGAATACTCTTTAAAACACGATATTAAATCAGATATAAGCATTTTAGAATACGATATTTCAGATATTAGAAGAAGAACTCCTGTAGAAGTTGAAGGTGTAAATAAGGCATTACCTTACTTAACATTACCTATACCAGGACTTGGTCAATTTTTAAATGGTCAATATTTTAAAGCATTGATGGCATTTATAGGAACTTTATTCATTTATTTAGCAGCTATACCTTATGCACTTGGATTTGGGAATTATCAAGGTAAAGGGTTATATGGGCTTTATACTTTAGCACAAAATGGTAAAAAACTTGATAAATCTATGATATTTATGATTGAAGGTATAATTGCCATAATTTTAGTATGTATAGTAGTTGCGATTTTTTACTTATCATTTTATGATGTAAAAAAGGTTTTAAATGATAAATTAAAAGGTGTAAGACCTAGAGTTTTCTTTGAAACAATAGAAAATTTAAAAGAAGAAGGATTACCATATATAGTTGCAACAATTGCATTTATATTAATACTATTTATAGTAATTGTTCCAATAATGACAACAATATTCTTATCATTTACAGGAATGGATCCAAATCATCAATCAAAATTTGGTTGGTTAGGTCTTAATAATTATAAATTATTATTAAAAGGACAAGGAATTGCTGGAGGACCATTCTGGTTAATTATAGGTTGGACATTGATATGGACTTTCGGTGCAACATCACTTGCAGTATTTGTAGGATTTATGTTAGCAATAATTGCAAATAATGAAAGAATAAAAGGTAAGGCTATATTTAGAACAATATATCTTCTACCTTGGGCAGTACCTGCATTTATCACAATTATGTTCTTTAGTATAATGGCTTCATCAACAGGATCTATTACAAGAATATTACATATTATAACAGGAACAGATATACTGATAAAACAAAGTCCAACATATACAAGAATATTCTTGATATTAATGCAAACATGGCTTGGAAGTTCATATGTTTTCTTATTATCAACAGGAGTTTTACAAGCAATACCAAATGACTTGTATGAAGCAGCAGACATGGACGGAGCAACAAATTATCAAAGGCTTACTAAAATAACTGTGCCATTAGTATTGTTTCAAACATCACCTCTTTTAGTTGGTCAATATACATTTAATTTTAATAATTTCTCTGCTATTTACCTATTTAACAGTGGTGGTCCATTCTTACCATCTAAATATGGAAATATAGCAGGATCTACTGATTTATTGATTTCATATATATATAAACTTACAATAGAAAATAGATATCAAGCAGCAGGATCAGCAATTACAATATTTATATCAATAGGACTTATGATAGTAGCTTTTATAGGTTATAAAAATTCTAAGGCATTTAAGGAGGAAAAACTATAA
- a CDS encoding sugar ABC transporter permease, whose amino-acid sequence MKKKNNNLYLSDKPPLTLVGKINLAISYILLISWAILIIVPLIEMVLSSFNGAQEQNIILNGKFMFSLKHFKYLFTKTLYLRWVVNTLYIAFSTAFLTLLVVSFTGYVYSRFRFKGRKQSLMAIMLIQVIPAFGGIVAYFTMHQIITSIFPFFTRQMTLILIYAIGGIAGNTFILKGYIDSISTELDEAAKIDGCSNMQIYRLIVMPIARPMLAIIALWSFIGPFMDYLLPKVLLTNPKSYTLAAGLFTLITDQRTMNQPAFAAGGLLTAIPIVLLFAVLQKELVSGLASGSVKG is encoded by the coding sequence ATGAAAAAGAAAAATAATAATTTATACTTATCAGATAAACCACCTTTAACACTTGTAGGAAAAATTAACCTAGCTATAAGTTATATACTACTAATTTCTTGGGCTATACTTATAATAGTACCTCTAATTGAAATGGTATTATCATCATTTAATGGGGCACAAGAACAAAATATAATATTAAATGGTAAATTTATGTTTTCATTAAAACATTTTAAATATTTATTTACAAAAACTCTATATTTAAGATGGGTTGTTAATACTTTATATATTGCGTTTTCAACAGCCTTTTTAACATTACTTGTAGTATCATTTACAGGTTATGTTTATTCAAGATTTAGATTTAAAGGTAGAAAACAATCTCTTATGGCAATAATGTTAATACAAGTTATACCTGCATTTGGAGGAATAGTTGCTTACTTTACTATGCACCAAATAATAACTTCAATATTTCCATTTTTCACAAGACAAATGACATTAATATTGATATATGCAATAGGTGGTATAGCAGGAAATACTTTCATATTAAAAGGATATATAGATTCTATATCAACAGAATTAGATGAAGCTGCAAAAATTGATGGTTGTTCAAATATGCAAATATATAGACTTATAGTAATGCCTATTGCAAGACCAATGCTTGCAATTATAGCATTATGGTCATTCATAGGTCCATTTATGGATTACTTACTACCGAAAGTATTACTTACTAATCCAAAAAGTTATACACTTGCAGCAGGTTTATTCACACTTATTACAGACCAAAGAACAATGAATCAACCGGCATTCGCAGCAGGAGGACTGCTAACAGCAATACCTATTGTTTTACTATTTGCAGTATTACAAAAAGAACTAGTATCAGGACTTGCGTCAGGTTCAGTTAAAGGATAG
- a CDS encoding ABC transporter substrate-binding protein, whose protein sequence is MMRKFFNLSLLLSMLFFLLVGCKNKTENTTNEKVTIDVFQFKVEFKDKFTEIAKEYMKENPNVTINVTTVGGGDDYGPALKTRFSSGNEPTIFNVGGPQDVSDYMSKLEDLTNVNLAKQALPKTLDGVTVDGKVYGLPFNQEGYGFVYNKAVFEKAGIKAEEITTYAKLVEAVNVLDSKKAELGLKAVFALPAKETWVTGLHLSNVFLSPEFDGNINKVFESKTVEFKYANQFKNILDLQNKYSVQPTVSLDYSQQVEKLFSTGKVAMIQQGNWILNSVEQIDPELAKNIGFIPIHVEGVAEGKLPVGVPMYWAINKNKDEATKKAAIAFLEWMYTSEKGKEYVLNEFKFIPAYNGYDETKILDPLAKDIYKYSKEGNTINWVFMGYPSGWGMNVLGAEIQRYVSGQTTWEKVIQTAKDSWQQDR, encoded by the coding sequence ATGATGAGAAAGTTTTTTAACTTATCACTATTATTGTCAATGCTATTTTTTTTGTTGGTAGGTTGTAAGAATAAAACAGAAAATACTACAAATGAAAAAGTAACTATTGATGTATTTCAATTTAAAGTTGAATTTAAAGATAAATTTACAGAAATTGCTAAAGAATATATGAAAGAAAATCCAAATGTTACAATTAATGTAACTACAGTAGGTGGCGGAGATGACTATGGTCCGGCTCTAAAAACAAGATTTTCTTCTGGAAATGAACCTACAATATTTAATGTTGGTGGACCTCAAGATGTAAGTGATTACATGAGTAAATTAGAAGATTTAACAAATGTAAATCTAGCAAAACAAGCATTACCTAAAACTTTAGATGGTGTAACTGTTGATGGAAAAGTTTATGGTTTACCTTTTAATCAAGAAGGATATGGTTTCGTTTACAATAAAGCAGTATTTGAAAAAGCTGGAATTAAAGCGGAAGAAATAACAACTTATGCAAAATTAGTAGAAGCAGTAAACGTATTAGATTCTAAAAAAGCAGAATTAGGTCTTAAAGCGGTATTTGCACTACCTGCAAAAGAAACATGGGTTACAGGACTTCATTTGTCAAATGTGTTCTTATCACCTGAATTTGACGGTAATATAAATAAAGTATTTGAATCAAAAACAGTTGAATTTAAATATGCGAACCAATTTAAAAATATTTTAGATCTACAAAATAAATATTCAGTACAACCAACTGTAAGTTTGGATTACTCACAACAAGTTGAAAAATTATTCTCAACAGGTAAAGTTGCTATGATACAACAAGGTAACTGGATTTTAAATTCAGTAGAACAAATAGATCCAGAATTAGCTAAAAATATAGGATTTATACCTATACATGTTGAAGGTGTTGCTGAAGGTAAATTACCTGTAGGTGTTCCTATGTATTGGGCTATAAATAAAAATAAAGATGAAGCAACTAAAAAAGCAGCTATAGCATTCCTTGAATGGATGTATACTTCTGAAAAAGGAAAAGAATATGTTTTAAATGAATTTAAATTTATACCTGCATACAATGGATATGATGAAACTAAGATATTAGACCCTCTTGCAAAAGATATATATAAGTATTCTAAAGAAGGAAATACAATTAACTGGGTATTTATGGGTTATCCATCAGGTTGGGGAATGAATGTACTTGGTGCTGAAATTCAAAGATATGTAAGTGGTCAAACAACTTGGGAAAAAGTTATTCAAACGGCTAAAGATAGTTGGCAACAAGATAGATAA
- a CDS encoding sugar ABC transporter substrate-binding protein yields the protein MKLKNKLMWLAMAGLAIFVSCGKKEESTGAAKGIKAEITVQAEKEWVPYYEKAIERVKANNPEAIINIKEISSFDHLGILDSTDAQNEDVTDVFAYPLDRLANLMQKQALATFDAKTIADRVGGFADYEKGLGGQLKDGDKYVGFPFNIETLITFVNKVNAENAKVDITKPIEITALPVNQAMLPVFNAWYGVAVTNSADIELLGKKDNKFFSDLAMEYSELPAEKQAVIKGIFEYWQKNHQAKTALFDLNSGFGYMDEEFKTGHSAVARIEGPWSTSALTSLAGAENLEILPISNLTFAGKALRHWKGGWALGINARIEEDANKLALAQELISELMNPAYAVEFFKTTGKVMENVTKETYEKSDLSASEKKVVTSMLESYDKAAYRPLLEEWGQVWDTWQNAILSWNAKKPTTVEHAYKEIQASFKALLTNLGK from the coding sequence ATGAAATTGAAAAATAAATTGATGTGGCTAGCAATGGCAGGACTAGCTATATTTGTATCTTGCGGTAAAAAAGAAGAATCTACAGGAGCCGCTAAAGGAATTAAAGCAGAAATAACAGTTCAAGCTGAAAAAGAATGGGTTCCTTACTACGAAAAAGCTATAGAAAGAGTAAAAGCAAATAATCCAGAAGCTATTATTAATATTAAAGAAATATCTTCATTTGATCATTTAGGAATTTTAGACTCAACTGATGCTCAAAATGAAGATGTTACTGACGTTTTTGCATATCCATTAGATAGATTAGCTAACTTAATGCAAAAGCAAGCTTTAGCAACATTTGATGCTAAAACAATAGCTGATAGAGTTGGAGGATTTGCGGATTATGAAAAAGGTCTTGGAGGACAATTAAAAGACGGAGATAAATATGTTGGATTCCCATTTAACATTGAAACTTTAATAACATTTGTTAATAAAGTAAATGCGGAAAATGCTAAAGTTGATATAACTAAACCTATTGAAATAACTGCATTACCTGTAAATCAAGCTATGTTACCTGTATTTAATGCATGGTACGGTGTAGCAGTAACTAATTCAGCTGACATAGAATTATTAGGTAAAAAAGATAATAAATTCTTCAGTGATTTAGCAATGGAATATAGCGAATTACCTGCTGAAAAACAAGCAGTTATAAAAGGTATATTTGAATACTGGCAAAAAAATCATCAAGCAAAAACAGCTTTATTTGATTTAAATTCAGGATTTGGATATATGGACGAAGAATTTAAAACAGGTCATTCAGCAGTAGCAAGAATAGAAGGACCATGGTCTACATCTGCTTTAACTTCTCTTGCAGGAGCAGAAAATCTTGAAATATTACCTATAAGCAACTTAACATTTGCTGGAAAAGCATTAAGACACTGGAAAGGTGGATGGGCTTTAGGAATTAATGCAAGAATAGAAGAAGATGCTAATAAATTAGCATTAGCTCAAGAATTAATATCTGAATTAATGAACCCTGCTTATGCGGTAGAATTTTTCAAAACAACTGGAAAAGTTATGGAAAATGTAACAAAAGAAACTTATGAAAAATCAGATTTATCAGCTTCTGAAAAGAAAGTTGTTACTTCAATGTTAGAATCTTATGACAAAGCTGCATACAGACCACTACTTGAAGAATGGGGACAAGTATGGGATACTTGGCAAAATGCAATACTTTCATGGAATGCTAAAAAACCTACAACTGTTGAACATGCATATAAAGAAATACAAGCTTCATTTAAAGCTTTATTAACAAACCTTGGAAAATAA
- a CDS encoding carbohydrate ABC transporter permease: MKKSKIFLTFLGSLLGMLWLVPFYLMISNSFKTKREIFESPINLPKGIHIDNYIKAAENLSFVKTFFNSILITVVSISIIVIFSSMAAYALSRVKGKVSNIIFFVFVAAMLIPFQAVMIPLISLFGKAHMLNRAGLMFMYLGFGSSLSIFLYHGSINALPRSLDEAAIIDGCNRFQVFWYVIFPVLKPITVTVMILNTIWIWNDYLLPSLVINKTGLETIPLKMFFFFGEYTKQWHLALAGLTLAIIPVIIFYFIAQKHIIKGVTSGSVK, encoded by the coding sequence ATGAAAAAGTCTAAAATATTTTTAACGTTTTTAGGTTCATTATTAGGAATGCTTTGGTTAGTTCCCTTTTATTTAATGATATCAAATTCTTTTAAAACTAAAAGAGAAATATTTGAATCACCAATAAACTTGCCAAAAGGTATACATATTGATAATTATATAAAAGCAGCAGAAAATTTATCATTTGTTAAAACATTTTTTAATTCAATATTAATAACTGTAGTAAGTATATCAATTATTGTTATATTTTCTTCAATGGCAGCATATGCATTGTCAAGAGTTAAAGGTAAAGTTAGTAATATAATATTTTTTGTCTTTGTTGCAGCAATGTTAATACCATTTCAAGCTGTAATGATACCTCTTATTTCATTATTTGGTAAAGCTCATATGTTAAATAGAGCAGGTCTTATGTTTATGTATTTAGGTTTTGGTTCAAGCTTGTCAATCTTTTTATATCATGGTAGCATAAATGCACTTCCAAGATCACTTGATGAAGCTGCAATTATAGATGGTTGTAATAGATTTCAAGTGTTTTGGTATGTAATATTTCCTGTGTTAAAACCTATAACAGTAACTGTAATGATACTTAATACAATATGGATATGGAATGACTATTTATTACCTTCACTTGTAATAAATAAGACAGGGCTTGAAACTATACCTCTTAAAATGTTCTTTTTCTTTGGAGAGTATACAAAACAATGGCACTTGGCATTAGCAGGATTAACTCTTGCAATAATACCTGTAATAATATTTTATTTTATCGCTCAAAAGCATATTATAAAAGGAGTTACATCAGGTTCAGTTAAATAA
- a CDS encoding LacI family DNA-binding transcriptional regulator has product MKRVTISDVAKRANVSIATVSRVMSNSSVISESTKKIVRQAIEELKYIPNSIAQSLTNSNTNIIGIVLNSQDIDPLSNNFFSEIISNISDKLLESGYYTLYIHCSNSEKEMNNIQALVNSNRVDGLIFLRAYEDETLFKYLKDVDFPFVIIGTPKKINNYLWVDNDNIKTSYYITKKMIEEGRRKICFLGGPQSLNVTKFRYCGYEKALHEYRINVMKSNVLESTFNEEYAYNLIEEFIEHKKVDAIITTDDVFAIAATKVLQDKGFGNVKVTGYNNTSLRKYGRYKFMTVDINVKELGSAACKLLINKLKKVENKINFSIIETNIIE; this is encoded by the coding sequence TTGAAAAGAGTAACAATATCCGATGTTGCCAAAAGAGCTAATGTAAGTATAGCAACTGTTTCAAGAGTAATGTCGAATAGTTCTGTAATTAGTGAATCTACAAAAAAAATTGTAAGACAAGCTATTGAAGAATTGAAATACATTCCAAATTCAATAGCACAAAGCTTGACAAACAGTAATACAAATATTATAGGGATAGTACTTAATTCACAAGATATCGATCCTTTATCAAACAACTTTTTTTCTGAAATAATTAGTAATATAAGCGATAAATTACTTGAAAGTGGATATTACACATTATATATTCATTGTAGCAACAGCGAAAAAGAGATGAATAATATACAAGCCCTGGTTAATAGTAATAGGGTTGATGGATTGATATTTTTAAGAGCATATGAAGATGAGACATTATTTAAGTATTTAAAAGATGTTGATTTTCCATTTGTAATAATAGGAACTCCTAAAAAAATAAATAATTATCTTTGGGTAGATAATGATAATATAAAAACTAGCTACTATATAACAAAGAAAATGATAGAAGAAGGAAGAAGAAAGATATGCTTTTTAGGAGGACCGCAATCTCTTAATGTTACTAAATTTAGATATTGTGGTTATGAAAAAGCATTACATGAATATAGGATTAATGTGATGAAATCAAATGTTCTTGAGTCTACTTTTAATGAAGAGTATGCATATAATCTAATAGAGGAGTTTATAGAACATAAAAAAGTTGATGCAATAATTACAACGGATGATGTGTTTGCAATAGCCGCAACTAAAGTATTACAGGACAAAGGTTTTGGCAATGTAAAAGTAACGGGATATAATAACACTTCACTTAGAAAGTATGGAAGATACAAATTTATGACTGTTGATATAAATGTAAAAGAACTGGGTTCAGCTGCTTGTAAGCTTTTAATAAATAAGCTTAAAAAAGTAGAAAATAAAATCAACTTTAGCATAATTGAAACAAACATAATAGAATAG
- a CDS encoding DMT family transporter produces MNNRTKGLILSIFSASLWGIGGNFTQYIFAHSTFTYMPLVTIRMFLTGIIVLLIGIYLEGFDKAKKMLQDRNTRLKLYIYSVFGMIGVQVPFFATIQYSSAPFATLIQFSTPLIIMIYISLRTKKMPTNNEIASTLTILAGVFLVVTNGNLETLIVDKKAILWGITTACGFAFYLLYAKEFFSWPTTFTMGYGMLLGSIELFIFLPNKNIFIHFTDIKVILAFLFMVIFGTIIPFYFFVESIRYISAKLTSILSVAEPIVSLFVAVIFFKDVFGIIQLIGVFLVIVSVLIIGLFAKE; encoded by the coding sequence ATGAACAATCGCACAAAAGGACTAATTTTATCAATTTTCAGTGCTTCTCTATGGGGAATCGGTGGAAATTTTACACAATATATTTTTGCACATTCTACTTTCACATATATGCCACTTGTTACAATAAGAATGTTTCTAACAGGTATTATTGTACTATTAATAGGAATTTATTTAGAAGGTTTTGACAAAGCTAAAAAAATGTTACAAGACCGAAACACCAGATTAAAGTTATATATATACTCAGTTTTTGGCATGATAGGAGTACAAGTGCCTTTTTTTGCAACTATACAATATAGTTCCGCACCATTTGCAACATTAATACAATTTTCAACACCGCTTATTATTATGATATACATCAGTTTAAGAACAAAGAAAATGCCTACAAATAATGAAATAGCTTCAACATTGACAATATTAGCAGGTGTTTTCCTTGTAGTTACAAACGGTAATTTAGAAACTCTTATTGTTGATAAAAAAGCTATACTTTGGGGAATAACAACAGCTTGTGGATTCGCTTTTTATTTATTATATGCAAAAGAATTTTTTAGTTGGCCCACTACTTTTACTATGGGATATGGTATGTTATTAGGTAGCATTGAACTTTTTATTTTTTTACCTAACAAAAACATATTTATTCATTTTACAGATATAAAAGTAATACTTGCATTTTTATTCATGGTTATATTCGGAACAATAATACCTTTTTATTTTTTTGTGGAAAGCATAAGATACATCAGTGCTAAATTAACCTCAATTTTAAGTGTTGCTGAACCAATAGTTTCACTATTTGTTGCAGTTATTTTTTTCAAAGATGTTTTTGGAATTATCCAATTAATAGGAGTATTTCTAGTTATCGTTTCAGTATTAATAATAGGATTATTCGCAAAAGAATAA
- a CDS encoding ABC transporter ATP-binding protein has protein sequence MKVELKNIGKKYEGRENFTIRNINLEINDKDFCVILGSSGCGKSTLLRMIAGLNSITEGELVFGDRVVNKLAPKDRNIAMVFQSYALYPHMTVYDNMAFSLMMRKIDKKLIHDRVLEAAKILKITDYLYSKPSDISGGQRQRVALGRAIVRKPDIFLMDEPLSNLDAKLREHMRVELVRIHQNLGTTTIYVTHDQTEAMTMATKIVLLDKGVIQQVGKPEDFYNRPANLFVAKFIGSPTMNIIEGKIENGLFVSTSGEVKIDAYGEMKEKLSQYEGQNVTVGIRSERFSSEQSDINGFAAKIDVIEMLGKEKALYVKLQDGKQLIITVPSYYEYEVGQVHNFKFDVDGLHFFDSEGNRI, from the coding sequence ATGAAAGTAGAATTAAAAAATATTGGTAAAAAGTATGAAGGAAGAGAAAACTTTACAATAAGAAATATTAATTTAGAAATAAATGATAAAGATTTTTGTGTAATACTTGGATCATCAGGTTGTGGAAAAAGTACATTACTTAGAATGATAGCTGGACTTAATTCAATAACTGAAGGTGAATTAGTATTTGGAGATAGAGTGGTAAATAAACTTGCACCAAAAGATAGAAATATTGCAATGGTGTTCCAAAGTTACGCACTATATCCACATATGACAGTTTATGATAATATGGCATTCTCACTTATGATGAGAAAAATAGATAAAAAATTAATTCATGATAGAGTATTAGAAGCTGCAAAAATATTAAAAATAACAGATTATCTATACTCAAAACCTTCAGATATATCAGGAGGACAAAGACAAAGGGTTGCACTTGGGCGTGCTATTGTTAGAAAACCTGATATATTCTTAATGGATGAACCATTATCAAATCTTGATGCAAAACTTCGTGAACACATGAGAGTTGAGCTTGTAAGAATACATCAAAATTTAGGAACAACAACTATTTATGTAACACATGATCAAACAGAAGCTATGACTATGGCAACTAAAATTGTGTTATTAGATAAAGGTGTAATACAACAAGTAGGTAAACCGGAAGATTTCTATAATAGACCAGCAAATTTATTTGTTGCTAAATTTATAGGATCACCTACAATGAATATTATTGAAGGTAAAATTGAAAATGGTTTATTTGTAAGCACAAGTGGAGAAGTTAAAATAGATGCTTATGGTGAAATGAAAGAAAAACTTTCACAATATGAAGGGCAAAATGTAACAGTGGGAATAAGAAGTGAAAGATTCTCATCAGAACAATCAGATATTAATGGATTTGCAGCAAAAATAGATGTAATAGAAATGTTAGGAAAAGAAAAAGCCTTATATGTAAAACTTCAAGATGGAAAACAATTAATAATAACAGTTCCAAGTTATTATGAGTATGAAGTAGGTCAAGTACATAACTTTAAATTTGATGTAGATGGATTACATTTCTTTGATTCAGAAGGTAATAGAATATAA
- a CDS encoding carbohydrate ABC transporter permease: protein MKSTSKRNRLFFWLFLSPILLALFIVVIIPLLYGIYYSFTNWNGINIPEFKGFSNYMRIFKDKGFRDSIIFTVKFVIASVIIINFVGLSLALLVTQEIKGKTFLRTIFFMPNLIGGLILGFIWQFVFLEGFNSLGELVGFEALQGWLSTTKTGFWGLVILTAWQMAGYIMIIYIAHLESVPSELVEAARIDGANPFQILRHIIFPLVAPAFTVSMFLTLSNSFKLYDQNLSLTGGAPFNSTQMVAMNIYNTAFAENKMAYAQSKAIIFFIAVAAISLIQVYYNKKREVEF, encoded by the coding sequence ATGAAAAGTACATCAAAGAGAAATAGATTATTTTTTTGGCTATTTTTATCTCCTATTTTGTTAGCATTATTTATAGTTGTAATTATTCCTTTATTATATGGTATTTATTATTCATTTACTAATTGGAATGGTATTAATATTCCTGAATTTAAAGGATTTTCAAATTATATGAGAATATTTAAAGATAAAGGATTTAGAGATTCTATAATATTTACCGTTAAATTTGTTATTGCTTCGGTTATAATAATAAATTTTGTAGGTTTATCTCTTGCTTTATTAGTAACGCAAGAAATAAAGGGTAAAACTTTTTTAAGAACTATATTCTTTATGCCTAATTTAATAGGTGGTCTTATACTAGGATTTATATGGCAATTTGTATTTTTAGAAGGTTTTAATTCTTTAGGTGAATTAGTTGGTTTTGAAGCACTTCAAGGCTGGTTATCGACTACAAAAACTGGATTTTGGGGGCTTGTAATTTTAACTGCTTGGCAAATGGCTGGATATATAATGATAATATATATAGCTCATTTGGAAAGTGTTCCAAGTGAACTTGTTGAAGCTGCTAGAATTGATGGAGCAAATCCGTTTCAAATTTTAAGACACATAATATTTCCGCTTGTTGCACCTGCATTTACAGTAAGTATGTTTTTGACGTTATCCAATTCTTTTAAATTGTATGATCAAAATTTATCATTAACAGGTGGAGCACCATTTAATTCTACTCAAATGGTTGCGATGAATATATATAATACGGCATTTGCAGAAAATAAAATGGCATACGCACAAAGTAAAGCTATAATATTTTTCATAGCTGTTGCAGCAATTTCCCTTATACAAGTTTATTATAATAAGAAAAGGGAGGTAGAATTTTAA